One segment of candidate division KSB1 bacterium DNA contains the following:
- a CDS encoding PorV/PorQ family protein: protein MIRKVKSVALSLTVLILSLNPGELRAQAKVGTASAPFLGIAIGPRAAAMGGAFAALGNDVTTLYWNPGGIAMLEKSQLLVSHTQWLVDTDFNWAGLVLQVGEGHALGLSVTLLDYGEEEVVDEYHQSGTGARWSASDLAIAASYARRFTDRFAIGGNAKYIQQKIWNETASSFAFDVGLLFITGFNNLRLGMSIANFGADMKFAGKDLLKRVDIDPVNSGNNETLVSELRTERWPLPLFFRVGLAYDVLRQQHTRVTLAADALRPSDNTGVLNLGTEVELYNTLLLRGGYKSLFREDSEEGVTLGAGLKYNMGAAGLLNFDFAYADFGLLDNVKMFSLGLAF from the coding sequence ATGATCCGCAAAGTGAAAAGCGTGGCCCTGAGCCTGACGGTGCTCATCCTGAGTCTGAACCCGGGTGAGCTGCGGGCGCAGGCGAAAGTGGGAACGGCGAGTGCGCCCTTTCTTGGCATCGCGATCGGGCCGCGCGCCGCCGCGATGGGCGGTGCCTTCGCGGCCCTGGGCAATGATGTCACCACGCTGTATTGGAATCCCGGCGGCATTGCCATGCTGGAGAAGTCACAACTGCTGGTTTCGCACACGCAATGGCTGGTGGACACGGATTTCAACTGGGCCGGCCTGGTTTTGCAGGTCGGGGAGGGCCATGCCCTGGGCTTGAGCGTCACCCTGCTGGATTACGGCGAAGAGGAAGTGGTCGATGAATACCATCAAAGTGGCACCGGGGCGCGCTGGTCGGCGAGCGATCTCGCCATCGCCGCCAGCTACGCGCGGCGCTTCACCGACCGTTTCGCCATCGGCGGCAATGCCAAGTACATTCAGCAAAAGATCTGGAATGAAACCGCCAGTTCGTTTGCCTTTGACGTCGGCCTGCTGTTCATCACCGGGTTCAACAACCTGCGCCTGGGCATGAGCATTGCGAATTTCGGCGCCGATATGAAATTTGCCGGAAAGGACCTGCTCAAGCGCGTCGACATCGATCCGGTCAACTCCGGCAACAATGAAACGCTGGTTTCCGAGCTGCGTACGGAGCGCTGGCCGCTGCCGCTCTTCTTCCGGGTGGGGCTCGCATATGATGTGTTGCGGCAGCAGCACACCCGTGTCACCCTCGCTGCCGATGCCCTGCGCCCGAGCGACAACACCGGTGTGCTCAACCTCGGCACCGAAGTGGAGCTGTACAACACGCTGCTGCTGCGCGGCGGCTACAAATCGCTGTTCCGCGAGGACAGCGAGGAGGGAGTGACACTGGGCGCCGGATTGAAATATAACATGGGCGCCGCCGGCCTGCTCAACTTCGACTTTGCCTATGCCGATTTCGGCCTGCTCGACAACGTCAAGATGTTTTCCCTGGGCCTGGCCTTTTGA
- a CDS encoding EamA family transporter, with protein MGTRSLAAGFILCLWSRARGAGRVKRENLLPLLMIAILFFLVGHGLLAWGQQRIVSGSAALLVASEPLWIALIEAFLVREDKANLRTIIGMACGLSGLGLLLAPGQHFSTAHLDLGGAFTILAGTLSWSIGAVYSRVAKLPSAPALVAGLQLMVGGFLLIITGLLMGEGSRLQIAALSLRPLLSWVYLVVFGSVVALTAYVWLLRVTSATRVATHTYVNPVIAVFLGWALAGEPVFMQTFAATIVIVLSVSLVLGQNRERRNSSLPIASKTRVVSSSNAMGPWPLPAAAPKPESN; from the coding sequence ATGGGAACGCGCTCGCTGGCCGCCGGCTTCATCCTTTGCCTGTGGAGCCGTGCGCGCGGAGCAGGAAGAGTCAAAAGAGAAAACCTCCTGCCCCTCCTAATGATCGCAATCTTGTTCTTTCTGGTGGGTCACGGTTTGCTGGCGTGGGGACAGCAGCGAATCGTCTCCGGTTCCGCAGCGTTGCTGGTGGCTTCCGAGCCGTTGTGGATCGCGTTGATCGAGGCGTTTCTCGTGCGCGAAGACAAAGCGAACCTTCGCACGATCATCGGGATGGCGTGCGGCCTCTCCGGCCTCGGCTTGCTCTTGGCGCCCGGACAACACTTCAGCACGGCGCACTTGGATTTGGGCGGCGCATTCACGATTCTCGCCGGCACACTCTCCTGGTCGATCGGTGCGGTCTATTCCCGGGTGGCCAAACTCCCCAGCGCGCCGGCGCTGGTGGCCGGGCTGCAACTTATGGTCGGCGGATTCCTGCTCATCATCACCGGCCTGCTCATGGGTGAAGGCAGCCGGCTGCAAATCGCGGCGCTTTCCCTGCGGCCTCTCCTGAGCTGGGTGTATCTCGTCGTCTTCGGCTCGGTCGTTGCCCTCACTGCCTATGTTTGGTTGCTGCGCGTCACTTCGGCAACGCGGGTGGCAACGCACACTTACGTCAATCCGGTAATCGCGGTGTTTCTCGGCTGGGCGCTGGCGGGCGAGCCGGTGTTCATGCAGACCTTCGCGGCGACGATCGTGATCGTTCTCTCGGTTTCTCTGGTGCTGGGACAAAATCGCGAGAGGCGCAACAGCAGCTTGCCGATCGCCAGCAAAACCAGAGTGGTTTCATCATCAAACGCAATGGGGCCGTGGCCGCTCCCGGCCGCAGCGCCAAAGCCGGAATCCAACTGA
- a CDS encoding T9SS type A sorting domain-containing protein: MMKRVLGIAAWVMLLPFVLQAQSGAEFRRSGIMDGNLVKTVFGNWGVIGQPATRGNRGAWLNPNNGYVGDVSILVGVEVITADTVFHSVVVCPVDRPASGGPEQSPTGKRWGFEPVSGYLNAAQQDVAISNNPNSWPSFWPDRLDDALDPGWRGAWNGYFGRNQFNADLETYFVMDDNADEEFNFAANNRFGVSFKPDANNPGRNGLGLEVRVRALQWNDVLAQDNIFWLYEVTNKGTTNYNRVVFGSLVGTYVGVTSTEDRREYDDDFSFFDVERDLTYTADFDDNVAGRNPNWVGEVGVVGYAFLESPGNPFDGLDNDGDFDDYLSSGVPATAGLFQPSEFDSVRILPGQRVVVISNEGRFERTVVTVPNHDTTFTTLGARIFVRPGVTKLVEGNTYRLPGQFRTIVNPNAYDGIDNDLDGIIDENSQLHYRQVRVDQNGNTLFDRLNPLARVDYLTGRGSVDRMLDEKRDDKIDNDNDWDVEFNDVGLDGEAGTGDIGEGDGLPTSGAGTNLPGEPNIDKPDVDESDQIGLTSFEYFAPAGNFSMRDDESLWQRLTPGFFDVPPSIVNNRPIQGEDGDFIFGSGYFPLPAGQTRSFSLALVYGAGGGRQLDLDDLLKNRDTVQKIYNSNYQFPQAPRKPVVQAYAGDGQVTLTWDRHAEDSVDPTTREKDFEGYKIYRSTDPLFNDARLITNADGTLEQLKPIAQFDLINGITGYFQAQGSLYQDLRGLSFYLGNDTGLQHTFIDRNVENGRTYYYAVVAYDRGDAARDIFPKENTRVIRRLANGEYQTDVNTVIVTPHTKAAGYQHPKDSVPLVPLQTVATGDVNYQVLNHEALTGHLYVLEFHDTSTDGIDNNGNWNPLTDDVGSDGVAGSDDPDGSEGNGLPDRGEPNLDHRDNKELLEKFTTSYSVMDSTGVSEAFLAQDTVFVNLSKQHLVPGSVVVRNASGATVPPGDYVVLLDRGRIRGARRGSLPPGQYNIRYRYYPVFRSTHLDSTQREVPASSTAPRLSDADNFDGLVLSFRNARAIAKIEGTSRFNRDKQPFFFSFVPLELNLGNETIKGFRNAANYRFEFASTIVDTSSDFLGAIPLPVNYRVYNVTDKRYIDFLVLDRDNDGTTISTFDEVVLLEPGADNAPTLTWDMVFSSSKDTTIAFGAGDTLFINTTKPFRRGDRFTFMPELPSVDRRRAREMLSEIRVVPNPYVVASVHEPPLPEGVTSGRGERRITFTNVPINATIRIFTARGELVQTLQNGGNIQNGAVTWNLKTFENLDIAPGVYFYVVDSEAGQKQGKLAIIK, from the coding sequence ATGATGAAAAGAGTTTTGGGCATCGCTGCCTGGGTGATGTTGTTGCCGTTTGTGCTGCAGGCCCAGAGTGGCGCGGAGTTTCGCCGCTCGGGCATTATGGACGGCAATCTGGTGAAGACCGTCTTCGGCAACTGGGGTGTAATTGGCCAGCCGGCAACGCGCGGCAACCGGGGCGCCTGGCTGAACCCCAACAACGGCTATGTCGGAGACGTCAGCATCCTGGTGGGCGTCGAAGTCATTACCGCCGACACCGTGTTTCACTCGGTGGTGGTCTGCCCGGTGGATCGGCCGGCATCTGGCGGGCCGGAGCAATCGCCCACCGGCAAGCGCTGGGGCTTTGAGCCGGTTTCCGGTTATTTGAATGCCGCGCAGCAGGACGTGGCGATCAGCAACAATCCCAACTCCTGGCCGAGTTTCTGGCCGGATCGCCTGGATGATGCACTTGATCCCGGCTGGCGCGGCGCCTGGAACGGCTATTTTGGCCGCAATCAGTTCAATGCCGATTTGGAAACCTATTTCGTCATGGATGACAATGCCGATGAAGAGTTTAATTTCGCCGCGAACAATCGTTTTGGCGTCAGTTTTAAACCCGATGCCAACAACCCCGGCCGCAACGGCCTGGGGCTGGAAGTGCGGGTGCGCGCGCTGCAGTGGAATGACGTGCTGGCGCAGGACAACATTTTCTGGCTCTACGAAGTGACCAACAAGGGCACCACCAACTACAACCGCGTGGTGTTCGGCTCGCTGGTGGGAACCTATGTCGGCGTGACCTCCACGGAGGACCGCCGTGAGTATGACGATGATTTCTCCTTTTTCGATGTCGAGCGTGATCTCACCTACACCGCGGATTTCGACGACAATGTCGCGGGCCGCAACCCCAACTGGGTCGGCGAGGTGGGGGTGGTCGGCTACGCCTTTTTGGAAAGCCCGGGCAACCCGTTTGACGGTCTCGACAACGACGGCGATTTCGACGATTATCTCAGCAGCGGCGTGCCCGCCACCGCCGGCCTGTTCCAGCCCAGCGAGTTCGATTCGGTGCGCATCCTGCCCGGCCAGCGGGTGGTGGTGATCTCGAATGAAGGGCGCTTCGAGCGCACCGTCGTCACCGTTCCCAACCACGATACCACCTTCACCACCCTGGGCGCACGCATTTTCGTCCGCCCGGGCGTGACCAAACTGGTGGAGGGCAACACCTACCGCCTGCCCGGCCAGTTCCGCACCATCGTCAACCCCAATGCCTATGACGGCATTGACAACGATCTCGATGGCATCATCGACGAGAACTCGCAACTGCACTATCGCCAGGTGCGGGTGGATCAAAATGGCAACACGCTGTTTGACCGCCTCAATCCACTCGCCCGCGTCGACTATCTCACCGGTCGCGGCAGCGTCGACCGCATGCTCGATGAGAAGCGTGATGACAAGATTGACAATGACAACGACTGGGATGTGGAGTTCAATGATGTCGGTTTGGATGGCGAGGCCGGCACCGGTGACATTGGCGAGGGCGATGGCCTGCCCACCAGCGGCGCCGGCACCAATTTGCCGGGCGAGCCCAACATTGACAAGCCCGATGTCGACGAGTCCGACCAAATTGGTCTGACCAGCTTTGAGTATTTCGCGCCCGCCGGCAATTTCTCCATGCGCGACGACGAAAGCCTGTGGCAGCGTCTCACCCCCGGCTTCTTCGATGTGCCGCCTTCAATCGTCAACAACCGCCCGATTCAGGGCGAAGACGGTGACTTCATCTTTGGCTCGGGTTATTTCCCGCTGCCCGCCGGGCAGACCCGCAGCTTCTCGCTGGCGCTGGTGTATGGCGCGGGCGGCGGCCGGCAGCTCGATCTGGATGATTTGCTGAAGAATCGTGACACCGTCCAAAAGATCTACAACAGCAACTATCAATTTCCGCAGGCGCCACGCAAGCCGGTGGTGCAGGCCTATGCCGGTGACGGCCAGGTGACGCTCACCTGGGATCGTCACGCGGAAGACTCGGTGGACCCCACGACGCGCGAGAAGGATTTCGAGGGCTACAAAATCTACCGCTCGACTGATCCGCTGTTCAATGACGCGCGCCTGATCACCAACGCCGATGGCACCCTCGAGCAGCTCAAACCGATCGCGCAATTCGACCTGATCAACGGTATCACCGGCTATTTCCAGGCGCAGGGCTCGCTGTATCAGGACCTGCGCGGGCTGTCGTTTTATCTCGGCAATGACACCGGCCTGCAGCATACCTTCATCGACAGAAATGTCGAGAATGGCCGCACCTACTACTATGCGGTGGTGGCGTACGATCGCGGCGATGCGGCCCGGGACATTTTTCCCAAAGAAAACACCCGGGTGATCCGCCGCCTGGCCAACGGCGAGTATCAAACCGATGTCAACACCGTGATTGTCACTCCGCACACGAAAGCGGCGGGCTACCAGCATCCCAAGGACAGTGTGCCGCTCGTGCCGCTGCAAACCGTCGCGACCGGTGATGTCAACTATCAGGTGCTCAATCACGAAGCCCTCACCGGCCATCTCTACGTGCTGGAGTTTCACGACACTTCCACCGACGGCATCGACAACAACGGCAACTGGAATCCGCTCACCGATGACGTGGGCAGTGACGGAGTGGCGGGCTCCGATGATCCCGATGGCAGCGAGGGCAACGGCCTGCCCGATCGCGGCGAACCCAACCTGGATCACCGCGACAACAAGGAATTGCTGGAAAAGTTCACCACTTCCTACTCGGTCATGGACAGCACGGGTGTGAGCGAGGCTTTTCTGGCGCAGGACACCGTGTTCGTGAATTTGTCGAAACAGCACCTGGTGCCGGGCTCGGTGGTAGTGCGCAATGCCAGCGGCGCCACCGTGCCGCCCGGGGATTATGTTGTGCTGTTGGATCGCGGCCGCATTCGCGGGGCGCGGCGCGGTTCGCTGCCGCCCGGGCAGTACAACATCCGCTATCGCTATTATCCCGTCTTTCGCAGCACCCATCTCGATTCGACGCAGCGTGAGGTGCCCGCCAGCAGCACCGCACCCCGGCTGTCTGATGCCGACAATTTCGACGGTCTGGTGCTGTCCTTCCGCAATGCCAGGGCAATTGCCAAAATCGAAGGCACTTCCCGCTTCAACCGCGACAAACAACCGTTCTTCTTCAGCTTCGTGCCCCTGGAACTCAATCTCGGCAATGAAACCATCAAGGGGTTCCGCAACGCCGCGAACTATCGCTTTGAGTTTGCCAGCACCATCGTCGACACCTCTTCCGACTTTCTCGGTGCCATCCCGTTGCCGGTCAACTATCGCGTCTACAATGTGACCGACAAACGCTATATCGATTTTCTTGTGCTCGACCGGGACAATGACGGCACCACCATTTCGACCTTCGACGAAGTCGTATTGCTGGAGCCGGGCGCGGACAATGCCCCAACGCTCACCTGGGACATGGTGTTCTCCTCCTCGAAGGACACCACCATCGCCTTTGGTGCGGGCGACACCCTGTTCATCAACACCACCAAACCATTCCGCCGCGGCGATCGCTTCACATTCATGCCGGAATTGCCCAGCGTGGATCGCCGCCGTGCCCGCGAGATGCTCTCCGAGATTCGGGTGGTGCCGAATCCCTATGTCGTGGCTTCCGTGCACGAGCCACCGCTGCCGGAGGGGGTGACCAGCGGGCGCGGCGAGCGGCGCATCACCTTCACCAATGTTCCGATCAATGCCACGATTCGCATTTTCACGGCGCGTGGCGAGTTGGTGCAGACGCTGCAAAACGGCGGCAACATCCAAAACGGTGCCGTGACGTGGAATCTCAAAACCTTCGAGAACCTCGACATCGCGCCGGGCGTGTATTTTTACGTGGTGGATTCCGAAGCCGGTCAGAAGCAGGGCAAGCTTGCCATCATCAAGTAA
- a CDS encoding FG-GAP-like repeat-containing protein, whose amino-acid sequence MSSSCWLQRWPLILLLLFGPVGLFSQPVPVLSEGFPILLESGKYTSPRAGPNLADLNRDGKLEILVSSGRRVYAFQSNGTLLPGWPQTTTHETREPPAIGDLDNDGNLEVVTVDYSYDVDSAHTHESFLYAWTHDGNLLPNFPMALQDVFDPLTLYDLDNDGDLEIIGNFNTRVYVFHHDGTVANGWPQDIAPFYPIAKAAIGDIDADGQAEIVLPGQYAADHFEDYLGRLYVWRRNGEPLAGWPLTLPENYTFAAGSDAVLADVDLNGTLEIAVGTFKFIPPIARGFAALYRHDGNLMPGWPHFTVAADSLNGFLSGPAAGDLDNDGFPDLVFGDAFDHIAAWKNDGSTVDGWPVFLGEVDPTLVFRGFYANPSIGDIDGDKHFEILMSNNQGNLENGVVYGHIYAFNHDGTHLPWSPLHPRQSVFNNPVAMADLDSDGLLELVAVSSGRNRIDGPKETWLTVWQIPGVPYVKERFPWPMYGHDRWHTSQYGFEPPDEPTVRVEDRNQSGALPMEFALEQNHPNPFVLTAKAAGAFTEIRFALPQAAQVQIRLFDILGAEVKTWAMMKPAGVHQFRWNGRDNRGQPLPSGVYFYRLEAASAVTSISLTKKLLLMRQR is encoded by the coding sequence ATGTCATCATCCTGCTGGCTGCAACGCTGGCCGCTCATTTTATTGTTGCTTTTCGGCCCGGTGGGACTGTTCTCACAGCCGGTCCCTGTGTTAAGCGAGGGTTTTCCGATTCTGCTCGAATCAGGAAAATACACCTCGCCTCGTGCCGGCCCGAATCTGGCGGATCTCAACCGCGACGGCAAGTTGGAGATTCTGGTGTCGAGCGGCCGCAGGGTCTACGCGTTTCAAAGCAACGGCACTCTCCTGCCGGGCTGGCCGCAAACCACAACGCATGAAACCAGAGAACCTCCTGCCATTGGCGATTTGGATAATGATGGCAACTTGGAAGTTGTAACGGTTGACTATTCGTACGACGTTGATTCGGCGCACACCCATGAAAGTTTCCTGTACGCCTGGACTCATGACGGCAACCTTCTTCCCAATTTCCCGATGGCATTGCAGGATGTTTTCGACCCACTCACGCTTTATGATCTGGACAACGATGGTGACTTGGAAATAATTGGCAACTTCAACACCAGGGTCTATGTCTTTCATCATGATGGCACCGTTGCCAACGGTTGGCCGCAGGACATCGCGCCTTTTTACCCGATTGCAAAAGCGGCAATTGGGGACATTGATGCCGATGGTCAAGCCGAAATTGTATTACCCGGGCAATATGCGGCCGATCACTTCGAGGATTACCTTGGCCGGTTGTATGTTTGGCGGCGCAATGGCGAGCCGCTGGCAGGCTGGCCGTTAACGCTGCCTGAGAATTATACTTTTGCAGCCGGAAGTGATGCCGTGCTGGCTGATGTTGATCTGAATGGTACGCTGGAGATCGCAGTGGGAACATTCAAATTCATCCCTCCCATTGCCAGAGGCTTTGCTGCCCTCTATCGCCATGATGGCAACCTGATGCCCGGTTGGCCGCATTTTACCGTCGCAGCGGATTCTCTCAATGGCTTTCTGTCAGGGCCAGCAGCCGGCGACCTCGACAACGATGGTTTCCCGGATTTAGTCTTCGGGGATGCGTTCGATCACATTGCCGCCTGGAAAAACGATGGCAGCACGGTTGACGGCTGGCCCGTCTTTCTTGGTGAAGTTGACCCTACTTTGGTTTTTCGAGGCTTCTATGCCAATCCCAGCATTGGAGACATTGATGGGGACAAGCATTTTGAGATACTGATGAGCAACAATCAGGGTAACTTGGAGAACGGCGTCGTGTATGGTCACATTTACGCTTTCAATCACGATGGCACTCACCTGCCCTGGTCGCCTCTTCATCCGCGACAGAGTGTGTTCAACAATCCTGTAGCCATGGCGGATTTGGATTCTGACGGCTTGCTGGAATTGGTTGCCGTGTCGAGCGGCAGAAATAGAATTGACGGCCCCAAAGAAACCTGGCTCACCGTCTGGCAAATCCCCGGCGTGCCTTATGTCAAAGAGCGTTTCCCCTGGCCGATGTACGGCCATGACCGCTGGCATACTTCGCAATACGGCTTCGAGCCGCCGGACGAGCCTACGGTGCGAGTTGAAGACAGAAACCAATCTGGCGCGCTGCCAATGGAGTTTGCACTCGAACAAAACCATCCCAATCCCTTTGTTCTCACCGCCAAGGCTGCTGGCGCATTCACTGAAATCCGCTTTGCGCTGCCCCAAGCCGCGCAGGTGCAGATTCGCCTCTTCGATATCCTGGGAGCGGAAGTCAAAACCTGGGCAATGATGAAGCCTGCCGGCGTGCATCAATTCCGTTGGAACGGTAGAGACAACCGCGGCCAGCCCCTGCCCAGCGGAGTCTATTTCTACCGCTTGGAAGCAGCTTCTGCAGTGACCAGTATTTCTCTCACCAAAAAGCTGCTGCTGATGCGGCAGAGGTAG
- a CDS encoding DUF4623 domain-containing protein, whose product MRRLGIGMLSLLLLAGTAFSQVKLTPNWEIKADAVSWFKVDNNTRGLAYNPTTDHVLVVSRTGAPRVVILNAANGDSLGTMDLTNVGGGTFPINLIDVDENGVIYACNLSVSTSSNFKVYRWANETAQPTVAFDGLFPTNPHRYGDAFAVVGSGANTEIYAAGGGNTLYAGLLTSGDGVTYVVNDTIRVGSRARLGIDVTAPAGNLWGNAYAVRPALFDQNGTLLGGVAEAVAGFQSCGLKYFKTTSEFIAVNENISAGLPKWSRLINVTNGPERAFAVGETAIVGTNANLNGTGAFAYDPVRNALIVLLTNNVIGSYSLAEALTRVPVTFQIDMSVQKQLGTFKPDSQIVVLRGNFIDEANPGLQEWKGNRFEAFASAANPDVYTLTIGFPASAAGTEFEYKYVIENLAARGDSSTQSGNWENIDNRKFTLAAGGQVLDKVYFNNKTSVAARVKVTFVVNTATVPDTITSRANIQIRGNEAPLTWDNATGGKLTHVAGDYWTTTLEFESGTQLRFKIFADSENDGNSGWEANLGTGSGNREWTVGNADETLPLLFYNTVNGRDQFYTPFTDTGKVDVLFRVNVAGYQDWNPATREIGIRGGVAPLDWGTSFKLTPEQDTQNAGQLNYPAANFWSGVVQFPKAAADVPYQFVVLEKGTDNVVLWENQLGGFGGNRQLSLKATTPDTTLYWKWLGDIAPLPSNNRDAVTVTFRTDVTKAIRERGFAHGDTIEVVAGYFATANTVERVKLARQGFTNIYQGQLNLVSTIGKDLDYQYYVTKNGIEVRENYYDFNFTGSPASRAERRRITVSGASFQVDDTEASEVSARRQPTFPNQSRLARNVLVTWEVDLRPAIYQVMKGDTLFDIQGDFHITKNTNILAAGVWMNGPAVGGWSNPGGDWGLGLQNNLDKKMYDDGTHGDRVAGDSIFTRQVLASPDSFGIGTKGQVGQVYKFGIQGGDNEGGKGGFGNNHVANIDDSGPTFTIYTQFGSINPAYYDAWDFDNRRPTAVKDRPNQAPLSYVLEQNYPNPFNPETEIRYGIPKNTRVKLSIYNLAGQLVATLFDGAQVAGTHSVRWDGVDRKGQRVSSGIYLYKLETPDFVKTNKMVLTK is encoded by the coding sequence ATGAGACGTCTAGGTATAGGGATGTTGTCGCTGTTGCTGCTGGCAGGCACAGCCTTCTCCCAGGTGAAGCTGACGCCCAACTGGGAGATCAAGGCTGATGCCGTCTCGTGGTTCAAGGTGGACAACAACACCCGCGGCCTGGCTTACAATCCGACCACGGATCATGTGCTGGTGGTCTCTCGAACGGGTGCGCCGCGCGTGGTCATTCTCAATGCCGCCAATGGCGACAGCCTGGGGACGATGGACCTGACCAATGTTGGCGGTGGCACCTTCCCCATCAACCTTATCGATGTGGATGAGAATGGTGTCATTTATGCCTGTAATCTCAGCGTGAGCACGTCCAGCAACTTCAAGGTCTATCGCTGGGCCAATGAGACGGCACAACCGACGGTGGCATTTGACGGGCTGTTTCCCACCAACCCGCATCGCTATGGTGACGCCTTTGCCGTGGTCGGCAGCGGCGCCAATACCGAAATCTACGCAGCGGGCGGTGGCAACACGCTGTACGCCGGCCTGCTCACCAGCGGCGATGGTGTGACCTACGTGGTCAACGATACCATTCGGGTTGGCTCGCGTGCGCGTCTCGGCATTGATGTCACCGCACCGGCGGGCAACCTCTGGGGCAATGCCTATGCCGTGCGGCCGGCGCTCTTTGATCAAAACGGCACGCTGCTTGGCGGCGTGGCGGAAGCGGTCGCCGGTTTTCAATCTTGCGGCCTGAAATATTTCAAGACCACTTCTGAATTCATCGCGGTCAATGAGAACATCTCGGCCGGGTTGCCGAAATGGAGCCGGTTGATCAACGTCACCAATGGCCCGGAGCGTGCGTTTGCCGTAGGAGAAACGGCGATTGTCGGCACCAATGCCAATCTCAACGGCACGGGTGCCTTCGCGTATGATCCGGTGCGCAACGCTTTGATCGTGCTGCTGACCAACAACGTCATCGGATCTTACAGCCTGGCCGAGGCGCTCACGCGTGTGCCGGTGACCTTCCAAATCGACATGAGCGTGCAAAAGCAGTTGGGCACCTTCAAACCGGATTCCCAGATCGTCGTTCTGCGTGGCAATTTCATCGATGAAGCCAATCCCGGTCTGCAGGAATGGAAGGGTAATCGTTTCGAAGCCTTTGCCAGCGCGGCTAATCCGGATGTCTACACGCTGACCATCGGCTTTCCCGCCAGCGCTGCCGGGACAGAGTTCGAGTACAAGTACGTCATTGAAAACCTGGCGGCACGCGGCGACAGCTCCACGCAAAGCGGCAACTGGGAGAATATCGACAACCGCAAATTCACGCTTGCCGCCGGCGGGCAGGTGTTGGACAAGGTCTATTTCAACAACAAGACCTCGGTGGCCGCCAGGGTGAAAGTGACCTTCGTGGTGAATACCGCCACTGTGCCCGACACCATCACCAGTCGCGCCAACATTCAAATCCGTGGCAACGAAGCACCCCTGACCTGGGACAATGCCACCGGCGGCAAGCTGACGCACGTCGCGGGTGACTATTGGACCACGACGCTGGAATTCGAATCCGGCACCCAGTTGCGCTTCAAGATTTTTGCCGATTCCGAGAACGACGGCAACAGTGGCTGGGAAGCCAACCTGGGCACCGGCTCCGGCAACCGTGAATGGACGGTGGGCAACGCCGATGAAACGCTGCCGTTGCTGTTTTACAACACCGTCAATGGCCGCGATCAATTCTACACTCCCTTCACCGACACCGGCAAGGTTGACGTGCTGTTCCGCGTGAACGTCGCCGGTTATCAGGACTGGAATCCCGCCACCCGCGAAATCGGCATCCGCGGCGGGGTCGCCCCGCTGGACTGGGGCACCAGCTTCAAGCTGACGCCGGAACAGGACACGCAGAATGCCGGCCAGTTGAATTATCCGGCGGCGAATTTCTGGAGCGGCGTGGTGCAGTTCCCGAAAGCTGCGGCCGATGTGCCCTATCAATTCGTTGTGCTGGAGAAGGGCACCGACAATGTCGTGCTGTGGGAAAACCAGCTCGGAGGTTTCGGTGGCAATCGTCAACTGTCGTTGAAGGCCACGACCCCGGACACCACCCTCTACTGGAAGTGGCTCGGTGACATTGCGCCGTTGCCCTCCAACAACAGAGATGCCGTCACCGTGACCTTCCGCACCGATGTGACCAAGGCCATCCGCGAGCGCGGTTTCGCGCATGGTGATACCATCGAAGTGGTGGCCGGTTACTTTGCCACGGCTAATACGGTCGAGCGGGTGAAACTGGCGCGGCAGGGTTTCACCAACATCTACCAGGGCCAGCTCAATCTGGTGAGCACGATCGGCAAGGATTTGGATTATCAATATTACGTCACCAAGAACGGCATCGAGGTGCGTGAGAATTACTATGACTTCAACTTCACCGGCAGTCCCGCGTCACGTGCGGAGCGCCGCCGTATCACCGTGAGCGGTGCCAGCTTCCAGGTGGATGACACCGAAGCCAGCGAAGTGTCGGCACGCCGCCAGCCCACCTTCCCCAATCAATCGCGGCTGGCGCGCAATGTGCTGGTGACCTGGGAAGTCGACCTCCGGCCGGCGATCTATCAGGTGATGAAGGGTGACACGTTGTTCGACATTCAAGGCGATTTCCACATCACCAAGAACACGAATATTCTGGCGGCCGGTGTGTGGATGAATGGCCCGGCGGTCGGCGGCTGGAGCAACCCCGGCGGTGACTGGGGCTTGGGTCTGCAAAACAACCTCGACAAGAAGATGTACGACGATGGCACCCATGGTGACCGGGTGGCGGGCGATTCCATCTTCACGCGTCAGGTGCTGGCTTCGCCCGACAGCTTTGGCATCGGCACCAAGGGCCAGGTCGGTCAAGTGTACAAATTCGGCATCCAGGGCGGCGATAATGAAGGCGGCAAGGGCGGCTTCGGCAACAACCATGTCGCCAACATCGATGACAGCGGCCCGACCTTCACCATCTACACCCAGTTCGGCAGCATCAACCCGGCTTATTATGATGCCTGGGACTTTGACAATCGCCGGCCGACGGCGGTCAAAGACCGTCCCAACCAGGCGCCGTTGAGCTATGTGCTGGAACAGAATTACCCGAATCCGTTCAATCCCGAAACCGAGATTCGCTACGGCATCCCGAAGAATACGCGGGTGAAGCTGAGCATCTACAATCTCGCCGGCCAGCTCGTCGCGACGCTGTTTGACGGCGCGCAGGTGGCAGGCACGCATTCGGTGAGATGGGACGGGGTTGATCGCAAGGGCCAGCGCGTCAGCTCCGGCATCTACCTGTACAAGCTGGAAACGCCGGACTTCGTGAAGACCAACAAGATGGTGCTCACCAAGTAG